The sequence below is a genomic window from Massilia oculi.
GCGAGGCGTTGTCCTTGACCGGAATGGCGTCGATCTCGTCGAGCACCAGCACGTCGTAGCTGGCGAAGCGCGCGATGTCGGCCTCTTCGCTCTTGCCCTCGCGGCCGTAGTTCGCCTGGATCTCGCTGATCATTCCCTTGGCCGTGATGTAGCGGACCGAGCGGGCAGCCGAGTGCATCAGGGCCTGGGCCAGCTCGCACGCCAGCAGCGTCTTGCCGGTGCCGGTCGGGCCGACGAGGATCAGCGCCGCCCACGCCCGGTTCTTCAGGATGAAGTCGCTGAACAGCTTGGCCTGGCGCCGCACCGCGCGCTGCGGGTCGGTCGTAGCGATGAAGCGCTGCTCGATGTACTTCGCCGGGATCGTTGCCGCCGCCAGCAGGTCTGCGCGGCGCGCGGTCACCCACAGCAGGTCCGTCTCGGCGGCCATCTTCGCCTCCAGGCATTTCGGGCAGTGCCAGGCCGAGCCCTTGCGCACCAGCACCTCGGCCGTGCCATGCACTTCGCACATGCCGCTGGCCATTTCGACGTGGGCGCTGAAGCGCCCCAGGGCGCCGCCAACGTGGTTCAGTTCGGTCTGCAAAATTCGATCTCCTCGTCAGGGCCCGGCACCGTGGCGCCGTGGCGTTGCATGCTCTCCTCCATCGCGCGCTGGTCGCCGGAGCGGTCCAGGTGCGAGAAGTTGAATTTTTCGTTGACGGCCGGCGGGCGGGCCGCGGTGCGGCGCTCGGCCGGGTTCAGCAGGCGCTCGACGATCGGCGCCAGGTACTGCGGCGGGATGCTCTCGTCGCCCTTGTGCTCCCGGGCCATGCGCACCGCCTCG
It includes:
- a CDS encoding ATP-binding protein, whose protein sequence is MQTELNHVGGALGRFSAHVEMASGMCEVHGTAEVLVRKGSAWHCPKCLEAKMAAETDLLWVTARRADLLAAATIPAKYIEQRFIATTDPQRAVRRQAKLFSDFILKNRAWAALILVGPTGTGKTLLACELAQALMHSAARSVRYITAKGMISEIQANYGREGKSEEADIARFASYDVLVLDEIDAIPVKDNASLLLTEIVNRRYNENKPVIAISNQPFDHLARHVGERVHSRLHENSFSCALNWGDARRVRQPVGAAA